A window from Plodia interpunctella isolate USDA-ARS_2022_Savannah chromosome 2, ilPloInte3.2, whole genome shotgun sequence encodes these proteins:
- the nAChRalpha7 gene encoding neuronal acetylcholine receptor subunit alpha-7 isoform X1: MGWRARRSLLAAPAGLLLLLLGLLWPRGASGGHHEKRLLHHLLDHYNVLERPVVNESDPLQLSFGLTLMQIIDVDEKNQLLITNIWLKLEWNDMNLRWNTSEFGGVKDLRVPPHRLWKPDVLMYNSADEGFDSTYPTNVVVRNNGSCLYVPPGIFKSTCKIDITWFPFDDQRCEMKFGSWTYDGYQLDLQLQDEAGGDISSFVTNGEWELIGVPGKRNEIYYNCCPEPYIDITFAVVIRRKTLYYFFNLIVPCVLIASMALLGFTLPPDSGEKLSLGVTILLSLTVFLNMVAETMPATSDAVPLLGTYFNCIMFMVASSVVSTILILNYHHRHADTHEMSDWIRCVFLYWLPWILRMSRPGNAATPPPARAPPPPDLELRERSSKSLLANVLDIDDDFRHAQSQQPPCCRYYRSLDDLHEHYSPSGEENGAGLAAHSCFGVDYELSLILKELRVITDQMRKDDEDADISRDWKFAAMVVDRLCLIIFTLFTIIATLAVLLSAPHIMVS, from the exons ATGGGGTGGCGGGCGCGCCGCTCGCTGTTGGCGGCGCCCGCGGgcctgctgctgctgctgctgggCCTGCTGTGGCCGAGGG GAGCGAGCGGTGGTCACCACGAGAAGCGGCTGCTGCACCACCTGCTGGACCACTACAACGTGCTCGAGCGGCCCGTGGTCAACGAGAGCGACCCGCTGCAGCTGTCCTTCGGCCTCACGCTCATGCAGATCATTGACGTG GATGAGAAGAATCAGCTACTAATAACAAACATCTGGCTTAAACTG GAATGGAACGATATGAATCTGAGATGGAACACTTCGGAATTCGGCGGGGTCAAGGATTTGCGAGTACCACCACACAGGTTATGGAAACCAGACGTCCTTATGTACAACAg CGCGGACGAAGGGTTCGACAGCACGTATCCCACCAATGTCGTAGTCCGCAACAACGGCTCGTGTCTATACGTACCGCCCGGCATCTTCAAGAGCACGTGCAAGATCGACATCACATGGTTCCCCTTCGATGACCAACGGTGTGAGATGAAGTTTGGCAGCTGGACCTATGATGGTTATCAA TTGGACCTGCAGCTACAAGACGAAGCGGGTGGAGATATTAGCAGTTTTGTTACGAATGGCGAGTGGGAACTTATAG gCGTGCCAGGCAAGCGCAACGAAATATACTATAATTGCTGCCCGGAGCCGTACATCGACATAACGTTCGCGGTGGTAATTCGACGCAAGACGCTCTACTACTTCTTCAACCTCATCGTGCCCTGCGTGCTCATCGCTTCTATGGCCCTTCTGGGGTTCACCCTGCCGCCAGACTCCGGCGAGAAGCTGTCACTCG GTGTCACAATTCTTCTATCACTGACTGTGTTCCTAAACATGGTGGCGGAGACGATGCCAGCCACTTCGGACGCCGTGCCCTTGCTCGGCACTTACTTCAACTGTATTATGTTCATGGTAGCCTCGTCCGTCGTCTCCACCATACTGATCCTCAACTACCATCATCGGCATGCGGACACGCACGAGATGAGCGACTGG ATTCGATGCGTATTCTTGTACTGGCTGCCATGGATCCTGCGCATGTCGCGGCCGGGGAACGCGGCGACGCCGCCACCCGCGCGGGCGCCCCCTCCGCCCGACCTGGAGCTGCGCGAGCGCTCGTCCAAGTCGCTGCTCGCCAACGTGCTCGACATCGACGACGACTTCCGCCACGCGCAGTCGCAGCAGCCGCCCTGCTGCCGATACTACAGGTCCCTCGACGATCTACACGAACACTACTCGCC GAGCGGCGAAGAGAACGGTGCAGGTTTGGCTGCGCACAGCTGCTTTGGTGTAGACTACGAGCTCTCGCTCATACTCAAAGAGCTTCGAGTCATCACAGATcag ATGCGCAAAGATGACGAAGATGCGGATATTTCGCGCGACTGGAAGTTCGCCGCCATGGTCGTGGACAGACTGTGCCTTATTATCTTTACCCTGTTCACAATCATCGCCACGCTAGCCGTGTTGCTGTCCGCGCCCCACATCATGGTGTCGTAG
- the nAChRbeta1 gene encoding acetylcholine receptor subunit beta-like 1, protein MAGGSRVCLVFAAILALLYSGWCSEDEERLVRDLFRGYNKLIRPVQNMTQKVDVRFGLAFVQLINVNEKNQIMKSNVWLRLVWMDYQLMWDEADYGGIGVLRLPPDKVWKPDIVLFNNADGNYEVRYKSNVLIYPNGEVLWVPPAIYQSSCTIDVTYFPFDQQTCIMKFGSWTFNGDQVSLALYNNKNFVDLSDYWKSGTWDIIEVPAYLNIYEGNHPTETDITFYIIIRRKTLFYTVNLILPTVLISFLCVLVFYLPAEAGEKVTLGISILLSLVVFLLLVSKILPPTSLVLPLIAKYLLFTFIMNTVSILVTVIIINWNFRGPRTHRMPLWIRSVFLHYLPAALLMRRPRKTRLRWMMEMPGMGAPPHAAAPHDLPKHISAIGAKQSKMEAMELSDLHHPNCKINRAAGGGELGALGGMGALGGLGLGGERRESESSDSLLLSPEAAKATEAVEFIAEHLRNEDLYIQTREDWKYVAMVIDRLQLYIFFIVTTAGTVGILMDAPHIFEYVDQDRIIEIYRGK, encoded by the exons ATGGCGGGCGGGTCGCGTGTCTGCCTCGTCTTCGCAGCAATCTTGGCTCTCCTCTATTCAG GATGGTGTTCCGAAGACGAGGAGCGGTTGGTACGAGACTTGTTCCGCGGGTACAACAAGCTGATCCGCCCGGTACAGAACATGACGCAGAAGGTGGACGTGCGCTTCGGGCTCGCCTTCGTGCAGCTAATTAACGTT AACGAGAAGAATCAGATTATGAAATCGAACGTATGGCtgcgtttagtttggatggaTTACCAGCTGATGTGGGACGAGGCTGACTACGGCGGCATTGGCGTGCTGCGTCTGCCGCCTGACAAGGTCTGGAAGCCTGACATCGTGCTCTTCAACAA cgCCGATGGCAATTACGAAGTTCGATACAAATCTAACGTCTTGATCTACCCAAATGGAGAAGTACTTTGGGTACCTCCGGCTATTTATCAG AGCTCATGCACCATTGACGTAACGTACTTTCCATTCGATCAACAAACATGCATCATGAAGTTCGGCTCATGGACCTTCAACGGTGACCAAGTATCCCTCGCATTATACAACAACAAGAACTTCGTCGATCTGTCCGACTATTGGAAATCCGGGACCTGGGACATAATTGAAGTGCCCGcgtatttgaatatttatgaagGAAACCATCCCACCGAAACAGACATCAcgttttacattataattcgaaggaaaacattattCTACACTGTCAACTTGATCCTGCCTACAGTACTCATCTCATTCCTGTGCGTGCTCGTCTTTTATCTGCCTGCCGAAGCTGGGGAAAAG GTAACCTTAGGTATCAGTATCCTGCTGTCACTGGTTGTGTTTCTGCTCCTGGTGTCCAAGATCCTCCCGCCCACTTCGCTGGTGCTGCCTCTGATCGCCAAGTATCTTCTGTTCACCTTCATCATGAACACCGTCAGTATCCTGGTCactgtcatcatcatcaactgGAACTTCAGGGGACCTAGGACTCACAG GATGCCACTGTGGATCCGGAGCGTGTTCCTGCACTACCTGCCAGCCGCACTGCTCATGCGGCGGCCTCGCAAGACGCGTCTGCGCTGGATGATGGAGATGCCCGGCATGGGAGCCCCGCCCCACGCCGCCGCGCCTCACGACCTACCCAAACATAtcag CGCAATAGGAGCGAAACAGAGTAAAATGGAAGCCATGGAGTTATCAGATCTTCATCACCCGAACTGCAAAATCAATCGTGCCGCTGGAGGTGGAGAATTGGGAGCGCTGGGAGGCATGGGTGCCCTTGGAGGCCTGGGCCTTGGGGGGGAGAGAAGGGAGTCTGAAAGCTCGGATTCGCTACTGCTTTCCCCAGAGGCAGCAAAGGCCACAGAAGCTGTCGAATTTATTGCTGAACATTTACGTAATGAGGATCTTTACATACAG acTCGCGAAGACTGGAAGTACGTAGCAATGGTGATCGACAGGCTACAA
- the nAChRalpha7 gene encoding neuronal acetylcholine receptor subunit alpha-7 isoform X2, which yields MGWRARRSLLAAPAGLLLLLLGLLWPRGASGGHHEKRLLHHLLDHYNVLERPVVNESDPLQLSFGLTLMQIIDVDEKNQLLITNIWLKLEWNDMNLRWNTSEFGGVKDLRVPPHRLWKPDVLMYNSADEGFDSTYPTNVVVRNNGSCLYVPPGIFKSTCKIDITWFPFDDQRCEMKFGSWTYDGYQLDLQLQDEAGGDISSFVTNGEWELIGVPGKRNEIYYNCCPEPYIDITFAVVIRRKTLYYFFNLIVPCVLIASMALLGFTLPPDSGEKLSLGVTILLSLTVFLNMVAETMPATSDAVPLLGTYFNCIMFMVASSVVSTILILNYHHRHADTHEMSDWIRCVFLYWLPWILRMSRPGNAATPPPARAPPPPDLELRERSSKSLLANVLDIDDDFRHAQSQQPPCCRYYRSGEENGAGLAAHSCFGVDYELSLILKELRVITDQMRKDDEDADISRDWKFAAMVVDRLCLIIFTLFTIIATLAVLLSAPHIMVS from the exons ATGGGGTGGCGGGCGCGCCGCTCGCTGTTGGCGGCGCCCGCGGgcctgctgctgctgctgctgggCCTGCTGTGGCCGAGGG GAGCGAGCGGTGGTCACCACGAGAAGCGGCTGCTGCACCACCTGCTGGACCACTACAACGTGCTCGAGCGGCCCGTGGTCAACGAGAGCGACCCGCTGCAGCTGTCCTTCGGCCTCACGCTCATGCAGATCATTGACGTG GATGAGAAGAATCAGCTACTAATAACAAACATCTGGCTTAAACTG GAATGGAACGATATGAATCTGAGATGGAACACTTCGGAATTCGGCGGGGTCAAGGATTTGCGAGTACCACCACACAGGTTATGGAAACCAGACGTCCTTATGTACAACAg CGCGGACGAAGGGTTCGACAGCACGTATCCCACCAATGTCGTAGTCCGCAACAACGGCTCGTGTCTATACGTACCGCCCGGCATCTTCAAGAGCACGTGCAAGATCGACATCACATGGTTCCCCTTCGATGACCAACGGTGTGAGATGAAGTTTGGCAGCTGGACCTATGATGGTTATCAA TTGGACCTGCAGCTACAAGACGAAGCGGGTGGAGATATTAGCAGTTTTGTTACGAATGGCGAGTGGGAACTTATAG gCGTGCCAGGCAAGCGCAACGAAATATACTATAATTGCTGCCCGGAGCCGTACATCGACATAACGTTCGCGGTGGTAATTCGACGCAAGACGCTCTACTACTTCTTCAACCTCATCGTGCCCTGCGTGCTCATCGCTTCTATGGCCCTTCTGGGGTTCACCCTGCCGCCAGACTCCGGCGAGAAGCTGTCACTCG GTGTCACAATTCTTCTATCACTGACTGTGTTCCTAAACATGGTGGCGGAGACGATGCCAGCCACTTCGGACGCCGTGCCCTTGCTCGGCACTTACTTCAACTGTATTATGTTCATGGTAGCCTCGTCCGTCGTCTCCACCATACTGATCCTCAACTACCATCATCGGCATGCGGACACGCACGAGATGAGCGACTGG ATTCGATGCGTATTCTTGTACTGGCTGCCATGGATCCTGCGCATGTCGCGGCCGGGGAACGCGGCGACGCCGCCACCCGCGCGGGCGCCCCCTCCGCCCGACCTGGAGCTGCGCGAGCGCTCGTCCAAGTCGCTGCTCGCCAACGTGCTCGACATCGACGACGACTTCCGCCACGCGCAGTCGCAGCAGCCGCCCTGCTGCCGATACTACAG GAGCGGCGAAGAGAACGGTGCAGGTTTGGCTGCGCACAGCTGCTTTGGTGTAGACTACGAGCTCTCGCTCATACTCAAAGAGCTTCGAGTCATCACAGATcag ATGCGCAAAGATGACGAAGATGCGGATATTTCGCGCGACTGGAAGTTCGCCGCCATGGTCGTGGACAGACTGTGCCTTATTATCTTTACCCTGTTCACAATCATCGCCACGCTAGCCGTGTTGCTGTCCGCGCCCCACATCATGGTGTCGTAG